A single Lactuca sativa cultivar Salinas chromosome 8, Lsat_Salinas_v11, whole genome shotgun sequence DNA region contains:
- the LOC128128108 gene encoding uncharacterized protein LOC128128108: MPLHVYSVFKGFVASRLMLKRTKGKGLMKRRFSLKTVTNDKSMTWNLKLRDYFIKSFCGIEKPRLQVNLRPCGLIKHFHHSIPKQNTSMEVKTLQIGIWRMSKIWS, encoded by the exons ATGCCGCTCCATGTTTATTCTGTATTTAAG ggttttgtTGCTTCACGATTGATGTTGAAGAGGacgaaagggaagggcctgaTGAAGAGACGATTTAGCCTAAAGACCGTTACTAATGACAAATCGATGACATGGAACCTTAAATTAAG GGATTATTTCATTAAATCCTTTTGCGGAATTGAGAAACCTAGATTGCAAGTCAACCTCAGACCCTGTGGACTCATCAAACACTTTCACCACTCCATTCCGAAACAAAATACTTCTATGGAG GTGAAAACATTGCAAATAGGCATCTGGCGAATGTCAAAGATTTGGTCATAG